The genomic segment GTCCCACAGCAGTCCGGCCACCGCGCCCGGCCAGGCCACCCAGACCGGTCGCCCGGCGTCCGTGCCGCCGCCGGTCTCCCATCGGCGGGCCACCATCCTCATGGCCTGCCTGGGGGTCTTCGTCGCCTACCTGCCGGTCACGACGGTGTCGGTGAGCCTCCCGGCCATCCAGCGGGCGCTGGGTGCCTCGACCTCCGAACTGTCCTGGGTCTCGGACGCGTTCGTCCTGCCCATGGCCGCGTTCATCCTGACGGCGGGGGTGTTCGGCGATGTCCACGGACGCAAGAAGGTCTTCCTCACCGGTCTCCTGCTGACGGCCGCGGGAGCGGCCACCGCGCTGAGCGCGGCCACCGTGCAGGTCGTGTGGATCGGCCAGGCGCTGGCCGGCCTCGGCGCCGCCGCCCTCCTGCCCACGACGCTCGCCCTCATCAGCCACGCCGTGCCCGACTTCAGGGAACGCGGCAAGTACATCGGCATATGGGCGATGTGCCTGCTCGGCGCGCTCGCCGTCGGCGGGGTCCTGGCGGGCACCGTCGTCTCCCACACCGAGTGGCGCTGGATCTTCGTGGCGCCCATCCCGGTCGCGCTGATCGCCTTCGTCATCGCCGTACGGCTGCTCGCCGACTCGCGCGCCCCGCACGGGCGCCGTCTCGACTGGCCCGGCCAGATCACCGCCGCCCTCGCGATCACCGCGCTCGTCTACGGCGTGATCGAGGGCGGGGCCGGTTCCTTCACCGACGCCGAGGTCCTGGTGGCGCTCGCCGTGGCCGTGATCAGCGGCGTCCTGTTCGTACGCGTCGAACGACGCTCCACGAGCCCCATGCTCGACCTGTCCCTGTTCCGCAGCCCGGGCTTCGCCGCGACCACCCTCGTCGCGATGGTGATGTTCATGGCCATGATCGGGTTCTTCTTCGTCCTGAGCCTGTACTTCGGGATGGTCCAGCACCTCGACACCCTCGGCGCGGCCTGGCGGATGCTGCTGGTGACCGGGGCGGCCCTCGTCGTCAGCGGTCCGGCCGGCCGGCTCATGCACCGCCTCTCCACGCGCGGCATGATCACCGTCGGACTGCTGATGGTGACGGCCTCGCTGCTGTTCCTGCTGGGCGCGGGGGCCGACACGTCCTTCGGGTCCCTGTCCTGGCGGCTGATCCTGCTCGGCCTCGGCATGGGCCTGGTGACCACGCCCATGACGGCGACCGCCGTCGGTTCCGTCCCGCACCAGCTCGCCGGGATGGCCGCCGCCGGGAACAACGCCTTCCGGCAGGTCGGCGGAGCCCTGGGCCCGGCCGTCCTCGGCGCCCTGCTCACGAGTCGCGCCGCGAGCGCGTTGCCCGGCCACCTCGCCGACGCCGGGGTCTCCGACGCGACCGGCGCCCGCGTCGAGGCGGCCGTACAGGCCAACGGCCTCGGCGGCGCGGGCGGCGTCCCCCTGGGCGCCGAGGCCGGACGGGTGTGGGCCGCCGTCGGCGACTCCTTCCTCGACGGCATGCACCTGTGCCTGATCGTCGCCGCCGCGCTGACCTTCCTCGCCGCCGTACTGGCCTTCGTCCTCCTGCGCACCCCACGCGCGGCCACGCCTTCCGCCCGGATCGTACGAGGCGGCAGCGGCGCGGAGACCCCGGCCACCGCGGTGGCACGGACCGAGAGCTGAGCCCGGACGCGCGTCCGGAGTTGCCCGGCCGCCTCGCGGCGACGGACAACTCCGGACAGGATGCGTCATG from the Streptomyces sp. AM 4-1-1 genome contains:
- a CDS encoding MFS transporter, which encodes MACLGVFVAYLPVTTVSVSLPAIQRALGASTSELSWVSDAFVLPMAAFILTAGVFGDVHGRKKVFLTGLLLTAAGAATALSAATVQVVWIGQALAGLGAAALLPTTLALISHAVPDFRERGKYIGIWAMCLLGALAVGGVLAGTVVSHTEWRWIFVAPIPVALIAFVIAVRLLADSRAPHGRRLDWPGQITAALAITALVYGVIEGGAGSFTDAEVLVALAVAVISGVLFVRVERRSTSPMLDLSLFRSPGFAATTLVAMVMFMAMIGFFFVLSLYFGMVQHLDTLGAAWRMLLVTGAALVVSGPAGRLMHRLSTRGMITVGLLMVTASLLFLLGAGADTSFGSLSWRLILLGLGMGLVTTPMTATAVGSVPHQLAGMAAAGNNAFRQVGGALGPAVLGALLTSRAASALPGHLADAGVSDATGARVEAAVQANGLGGAGGVPLGAEAGRVWAAVGDSFLDGMHLCLIVAAALTFLAAVLAFVLLRTPRAATPSARIVRGGSGAETPATAVARTES